A stretch of the Rosa rugosa chromosome 5, drRosRugo1.1, whole genome shotgun sequence genome encodes the following:
- the LOC133708848 gene encoding uncharacterized protein LOC133708848 isoform X5: MDANNENIEPVTDLALDYSIQCIQSRLNSDSGAGANAGSVLGMTFVATEPLSELVWSTDKGAGPSNVNLSPPQSITGGRPISEKPLEEENFIASDTSFRVKSEAAGKDALTMSPTSDAGVMLAHGSSHESETAETIPNVEEVKTAMEVSILHKQLDTCGPINFKIDEIPEMPETGENFLTTLPGDVDRERVNMMQPDQIIPFVEQSEPLLEDPVGEDIRADDGNPSREMDFLLTSKAYLVNESRDSGAFVVDQISQGSRPLDKMESTADNDVQILRSENAYGAASQKLGSECLLRDKDSFEKVEELLPVNDSVLDKHSPTNSRIHKHRRKGKEKALSDGDLSGRRSKKAVSDGNISGRMSNEGDDSHESVESCNSARLVSSGKKRWGFEEQFIVGTKRFRKQIQETPGCSSYVKQDSSFMNWISCMMKGFSKSIQDEALPLTVVHPDHARESSDKKLITYNKNQDAGIKSIGFQSIFKSLYCPRAEDQGTRISSGNHEIRERPEELKQAIIPKGFHGEKMNLGKGCLLPVGKFNESTCCNEVGSAIQPETLSAKVAGSQEKGNNTDSVENKCGVSSTSSLGKRKKTSVEHVESDPQPEGKTTDKFDHRRDLLGSLWVTRFTPKISGLSLMSDRYSVGAVLDCSNDKNNVGVEEQSVEDIVSVSGNEPRECAADNAGSLAFNRNKSQSDEKSVSKLNPMFPAPKFGGTEAMASVFARRLDALKHISPSGITGNAADKIMTCFFCGIKGHHLRECSQIKDTELQDLSSKFKSYNGAEYLSSFCIRCFECNHWAVACPNATSVGQPQLECNLSYYCSPNQTKLNAEGNMKLLTGEESQSEASVDQDDSRLQTDLNLSWKSNSASKKMRHSSNSVKRYSASSSGQTKIKQKSVIPLSQFVNIPVTDVPKGISDSVKRLRLSRTDVLKWMDSHTSLSNLEGFFLRLRLGKSETGLGGTRYYVSCITGTTGSQRESHPQNAKNSISVIVGGIRCVVEAQYVSNHDFLEDELRAWWSATTKNNAKIPSIEDLREKIEMKKLLGL, from the exons ATGGATGCGAATAATGAGAACATAGAACCAGTGACTGATCTTGCTCTGGATTATTCAATTCAGTGTATTCAGAGCAGGCTGAACAGTGATTCAGGTGCAGGTGCAAATGCAGGTTCAGTGTTAGGCATGACATTTGTGGCCACGGAGCCCCTGTCAGAGTTAGTTTGGTCTACAGATAAAG GTGCAGGACCAAGCAATGTGAATCTTTCACCGCCACAAAGCATTACAGGTGGGAGGCCTATTTCTGAGAAGCCTTTAGAAGAAGAGAATTTTATAGCCTCAGATACATCATTTCGTGTGAAGAGTGAAGCTGCTGGCAAAGATGCTTTGACTATGTCGCCGACAAGTGATGCTGGCGTCATGCTGGCACATGGGTCGAGCCATGAATCTGAGACAG CAGAAACAATTCCTAATGTGGAGGAAGTGAAAACAGCTATGGAAGTATCTATTTTGCATAAACAGCTGGACACTTGCGGTCCAATCAATTTCAAAATAGATGAAATACCTGAGATGCCTGAAACTGGAGAAAATTTTCTTACAACATTGCCAG GTGATGTTGACAGAGAAAGGGTTAATATGATGCAACCAGATCAAATAATACCTTTTGTGGAACAAAGTGAACCATTATTGGAGGATCCTGTCGGTGAAGACATACGTGCTGATGATGGAAATCCGAGTAGGGAAATGGATTTTCTTTTGACCTCCAAAGCCTACCTAGTGAATGAAAGTAGAGATTCTGGTGCTTTTGTGGTGGATCAAATTTCCCAAGGCAGTAGGCCCTTGGATAAAATGGAGTCAACTGCTGATAATGATGTACAGATACTGAGAAGTGAAAATGCTTATGGTGCAGCAAGTCAGAAGTTAGGATCAGAATGCCTCCTCCGGGATAAAGATAGCTTTGAGAAGGTTGAGGAGTTGCTTCCTGTTAACGACTCTGTTCTGGACAAACACTCTCCAACTAACAGTAGAATCCATAAACATCGAAGGAAAGGCAAGGAAAAGGCTTTATCTGATGGAGATCTTAGTGGGAGAAGGTCCAAAAAAGCTGTATCTGATGGAAATATTAGTGGCAGAATGTCAAACGAAGGGGATGATAGCCATGAGAGTGTTGAAAGCTGTAACAGTGCTAGGTTGGTGTCATCAGGCAAGAAGAGGTGGGGCTTTGAAGAACAGTTTATTGTTGGGACTAAAAGATTCAGAAAGCAAATTCAAGAAACACCTGGTTGCAGTTCCTATGTTAAACAAGATAGCTCCTTCATGAATTGGATATCATGCATGATGAAGGGTTTCTCAAAATCAATACAGGATGAAGCACTACCTCTTACCGTTGTACATCCTGATCATGCACGTGAGAGTTCTGATAAGAAACTTATCACATACAACAAGAACCAAGATGCTGGAATAAAAAGTATTGGTTTCCAGTCAATTTTTAAGTCCTTGTATTGCCCAAGGGCAGAGGACCAGGGAACAAGAATTTCAAGTGGCAATcatgaaataagagaaagacCTGAGGAACTTAAGCAAGCTATTATTCCAAAAGGTTTTCATGGGGAGAAAATGAATCTAGGCAAAGGATGTCTGCTGCCAGTTGGGAAGTTCAATGAATCAACTTGCTGTAATGAAGTAGGTTCAGCAATCCAACCTGAGACTTTATCTGCAAAAGTTGCCGGTAGTCAGGAGAAAGGCAATAATACTGATTCTGTGGAGAACAAATGTGGAGTTAGCTCTACTTCTTCTCTGGGAAAACGTAAGAAAACAAGTGTTGAGCATGTTGAATCTGACCCACAGCCTGAAGGAAAGACAACTGATAAGTTTGATCATCGAAGAGACCTTCTGGGAAGTTTGTGGGTAACTCGCTTTACCCCAAAAATATCAGGTCTATCATTAATGTCAGATCGTTACAGTGTTGGTGCAGTTCTTGACTGCTCCAATGACAAGAATAATGTGGGGGTGGAGGAGCAGTCAGTTGAAGATATAGTTTCTGTCTCCGGTAATGAGCCACGGGAGTGTGCAGCGGACAATGCAGGCTCACTTGCTTTTAATAGAAACAAAAGCCAGAGTGATGAGAAGTCAGTTTCCAAACTAAATCCAATGTTTCCTGCCCCTAAGTTCGGAGGTACTGAAGCAATGGCTTCTGTCTTTGCTAGGAGATTAGATGCTCTTAAGCACATCAGCCCATCTGGCATAACAGGTAATGCTGCTGATAAAATCATGACCTGTTTCTTTTGTGGCATAAAAGGTCACCATTTACGAGAGTGTTCGCAGATAAAAGATACTGAACTTCAGGATTTATCAAGTAAATTCAAGTCCTATAATGGAGCAGAGTATTTGTCTTCTTTCTGCATTAGATGTTTTGAATGCAATCATTGGGCTGTTGCATGTCCTAATGCGACCTCAGTGGGACAACCTCAATTGGAATGTAATTTGTCTTATTACTGCAGTCCTAATCAAACTAAGCTTAACGCAGAAGGAAATATGAAGCTCCTAACTGGTGAAGAGAGTCAATCTGAAGCTTCTGTGGATCAGGATGACTCGAGACTGCAGACAGATCTCAATTTGAGCTGGAAATCAAATTCAGCCTCCAAGAAGATGAGACATTCTTCAAATTCAGTTAAAAGATACAGTGCTTCAAGCTCTGGGCAAACTAAGATCAAACAAAAATCGGTCATCCCTTTGTCACAGTTTGTCAATATACCAGTTACAGATGTACCTAAAGGAATTTCTGACTCTGTAAAAAGGCTTCGCTTGTCTCGCACAGATGTCCTGAA ATGGATGGATTCTCATACCTCGCTCTCAAATCTGGAGGGGTTTTTCTTGCGTCTGCGGCTTGGTAAATCTGAAACAGGACTAGGCGGAACTAGATACTATGTGTCATGTATAACTG GCACAACAGGTTCTCAGAGGGAAAGTCATCCACAGAATGCCAAAAACTCTATATCAGTCATTGTTGGGGGGATTAGATGTGTGGTTGAGGCCCAGTATGTATCCAACCATGATTTCCTTGAG GATGAGCTGAGGGCATGGTGGTCTGCAACCACAAAAAACAATGCCAAGATTCCATCTATTGAAGACTTGAGAGAGAAGATAGAGATGAAAAAACTGTTGGGCTTGTAG